Proteins encoded together in one Dechloromonas sp. HYN0024 window:
- a CDS encoding hydrogenase maturation protein, protein MRILLLTHSFNGLTQRLYAELASRRHDLSIEFDIADSVTEEAVALFRPDLIIAPFLKRAISESIWSRYCCLIVHPGPAGDRGPSALDWAVQQGVRQWGVTVLQAEAEMDAGPVWASALFPMRTGRKSSIYRHEITEMAVQAVLSAVERKLRAYYLPKRVPEEAHGLIGQADRAIDWQHESSAAILAKLHAADGFPGVADRLFGQPCHLFDAWPEATLKGPPGCLLGRRETAICRATVDGAVWLGHIKPAGGIKLPATLAMPDAEKLPELPLAGLWKSPTPTWQDISYEEADWNGNAVGFLSFEFYNGAMSTSQCRRLTEAFRWASSRPTRVIVLRGGSDFWSNGIHLNTIEAAESPPDESWANINAIDDLAEAILCCETQLTVAAVGGNAGAGGCFLARAADFVWVRDGVMLNPHYKNMGNLYGSEFWTYLLPPRVGEEGARAIMRHRLPMTAPEAVRLGFYDACLPGHGFAIDVARRAAELAAASDFTQQLAAKQARRQGDEAAKPLADYRAEELNEMRRNFYGFDPSYHVARYHFVSRSAHSWTPRHLARHRDLDWKVPA, encoded by the coding sequence ATGAGAATTCTCCTGCTCACCCACAGCTTCAACGGCCTGACCCAGCGTCTCTATGCTGAATTGGCGTCGCGCCGCCACGACCTCAGTATCGAGTTTGATATTGCCGATTCTGTGACTGAAGAAGCGGTGGCCTTGTTTCGTCCTGATCTGATCATTGCGCCGTTTCTCAAGCGGGCCATTTCCGAGTCGATCTGGTCGCGCTATTGCTGCCTGATCGTTCATCCAGGTCCGGCGGGTGATCGCGGGCCGTCAGCGCTCGACTGGGCAGTCCAGCAAGGTGTCCGGCAATGGGGGGTCACGGTATTGCAGGCCGAGGCCGAGATGGATGCCGGGCCGGTGTGGGCTTCGGCGTTGTTCCCGATGCGGACGGGCCGGAAGTCGTCAATCTATCGTCATGAAATTACCGAAATGGCCGTCCAAGCCGTGCTTTCTGCCGTTGAGCGCAAATTGCGGGCATATTACCTCCCGAAGCGTGTGCCGGAAGAAGCCCATGGCCTGATTGGGCAGGCTGATCGCGCCATCGATTGGCAGCACGAAAGCAGTGCCGCCATTCTGGCCAAATTGCATGCGGCGGATGGCTTTCCCGGCGTCGCCGACAGGCTGTTCGGGCAGCCTTGTCACCTCTTTGACGCCTGGCCGGAAGCTACGCTGAAAGGTCCGCCGGGATGTTTGCTGGGGCGCCGTGAAACGGCTATCTGCCGGGCGACCGTTGATGGTGCCGTATGGCTTGGTCACATCAAGCCGGCCGGCGGCATCAAGCTACCGGCGACGCTGGCTATGCCTGATGCGGAAAAATTGCCCGAGTTGCCGCTAGCCGGCCTGTGGAAATCACCGACGCCGACCTGGCAGGACATCAGCTACGAAGAGGCCGATTGGAATGGAAACGCTGTCGGATTCCTCAGCTTTGAGTTCTACAACGGGGCCATGAGCACGTCACAGTGTCGGCGTCTGACCGAGGCTTTCCGCTGGGCGAGCAGCCGGCCAACACGCGTCATCGTGCTGCGTGGGGGCAGCGATTTCTGGTCGAACGGCATCCATCTCAACACCATCGAGGCGGCTGAAAGTCCACCCGACGAGTCGTGGGCCAACATCAATGCCATCGATGATCTGGCGGAGGCTATTTTGTGCTGCGAAACCCAGTTGACCGTGGCTGCAGTGGGCGGCAATGCCGGCGCAGGCGGGTGTTTCCTGGCCCGCGCTGCCGATTTTGTCTGGGTCCGCGATGGGGTGATGCTCAATCCGCACTACAAAAACATGGGCAACCTGTATGGTTCAGAGTTCTGGACTTACCTCCTGCCACCGCGCGTCGGCGAGGAAGGCGCCCGGGCCATCATGCGCCACCGCTTGCCGATGACCGCGCCGGAAGCGGTAAGGCTGGGCTTCTACGACGCCTGCCTGCCGGGTCACGGTTTTGCCATTGATGTGGCGCGCCGGGCGGCTGAACTTGCGGCAGCCAGTGATTTCACCCAACAGCTCGCGGCCAAACAGGCAAGGCGGCAAGGCGACGAGGCGGCCAAACCACTGGCCGACTACCGTGCTGAAGAGTTGAACGAAATGCGCCGCAATTTCTACGGCTTTGACCCCTCGTACCATGTCGCACGCTATCATTTCGTCTCCCGTTCGGCGCACTCGTGGACACCCCGTCACCTTGCCCGGCATCGCGACCTAGACTGGAAAGTGCCGGCATGA
- the hypE gene encoding hydrogenase expression/formation protein HypE, with the protein MSDARKAYVRPLDIKHGQVDMAHGAGGRAMAQLIEELFARYLGNEYLAQGDDGALLPHPGAGRLVMATDSHVVSPLFFPGGDIGCLSVHGTINDVAVMGAKPLYLSAGFIIEEGFKLADLARIVQSMAEAARAAGVPVVTGDTKVVERGKGDGVFITTTGIGVVAPGRELSGRGARPGDVILVSGTLGDHGMAIMAERESLGFESPIVSDTAALHGLIEAMRQSGADIHVLRDPTRGGLATTLNEIAGQSAVGMMLHEKALPISLAVNAACEFLGLDPLYVANEGKLVAICAEHDAEKLLQAMRAHPLGVAAAIIGTVHADEHHFVQMITGFGGKRIVDWLSGEQLPRIC; encoded by the coding sequence ATGTCTGACGCTCGCAAAGCCTACGTGCGGCCACTTGATATCAAGCACGGTCAGGTCGATATGGCGCATGGCGCCGGTGGCCGCGCCATGGCCCAATTGATCGAGGAATTGTTCGCCAGATACCTTGGCAATGAATACCTCGCCCAAGGTGACGATGGGGCGCTGCTGCCCCATCCTGGTGCCGGCCGCTTGGTCATGGCCACCGACTCGCACGTTGTCTCGCCATTGTTTTTTCCGGGGGGCGATATCGGTTGTCTGTCGGTGCATGGCACGATCAACGATGTGGCTGTGATGGGGGCGAAGCCACTCTATCTTTCTGCTGGCTTTATCATCGAAGAGGGTTTTAAACTCGCCGATCTTGCCCGTATCGTGCAAAGCATGGCTGAGGCGGCAAGGGCCGCCGGGGTGCCGGTTGTGACCGGGGATACCAAGGTGGTTGAGCGCGGCAAGGGTGACGGGGTATTTATCACGACGACCGGCATTGGTGTCGTGGCGCCGGGGCGCGAATTGTCGGGGCGGGGTGCCCGGCCGGGTGATGTGATCCTGGTTTCCGGGACTTTGGGTGATCATGGTATGGCCATCATGGCCGAGCGAGAGAGTCTTGGCTTCGAGTCCCCCATCGTTTCCGACACCGCTGCCTTGCATGGCCTGATCGAGGCGATGCGGCAGAGCGGGGCCGACATTCATGTCCTTCGCGATCCGACGCGGGGCGGTCTGGCCACCACCCTGAATGAAATCGCCGGCCAGTCTGCTGTCGGCATGATGCTTCATGAAAAGGCATTGCCGATTTCCCTGGCGGTCAATGCAGCCTGTGAATTTCTCGGATTGGACCCGCTTTATGTCGCCAATGAAGGGAAACTGGTGGCGATCTGCGCCGAACATGATGCGGAAAAGCTGTTGCAAGCGATGCGCGCCCATCCCCTGGGTGTGGCCGCAGCAATCATTGGTACGGTGCATGCAGACGAACATCATTTCGTTCAGATGATCACGGGCTTTGGCGGCAAACGCATTGTCGACTGGCTGAGCGGCGAACAATTGCCGCGGATTTGCTGA
- the hypD gene encoding hydrogenase formation protein HypD, whose translation MRYIDEFRDGELAKGLAEAIRREANPARNYHFMEFCGGHTHAISRYGVSDLLPANVRMIHGPGCPVCVLPIGRIDQAIRLALEAGVMLCTYGDCLRVPASEGLSLLKAKARGGDVQMVYSSADAVALAQKNPDRQVVFFAIGFETTTPPTAVAIKQAVALGLKNFSVLCCHVLTPSAIASILESPEVRQWGTVTLDAFIGPAHVSTIIGSRPYEFFAEEYRKPVVIAGFEPLDVMLAIRMLIRQVNEGRAEVENEFSRAVDRDGNKKAQQLVAEVFEMRKQFEWRGLHVLPYSALRIRSQFAEFDAERRFSVGYISVADHKACECGAILRGVKRPQDCKIFGSVCTPENPVGSCMVSSEGACAAHYTYGRYKDV comes from the coding sequence ATGAGGTACATCGACGAATTTCGCGACGGGGAACTTGCCAAGGGCTTGGCCGAGGCCATCCGTCGAGAGGCAAACCCGGCCCGTAACTACCATTTCATGGAGTTTTGCGGCGGCCATACCCACGCCATTTCGCGCTATGGCGTATCCGACCTGCTACCAGCCAATGTCAGGATGATCCACGGCCCCGGCTGCCCGGTCTGTGTGCTGCCGATTGGGCGAATTGATCAGGCCATCCGTCTGGCGCTCGAGGCGGGTGTGATGCTCTGTACCTACGGTGACTGCCTACGCGTGCCGGCTTCCGAGGGGTTGTCTTTACTCAAGGCGAAGGCCCGCGGCGGCGACGTGCAGATGGTGTATTCGAGCGCCGATGCGGTGGCGCTGGCACAGAAAAATCCTGATCGGCAAGTGGTGTTCTTTGCCATCGGCTTCGAAACGACGACGCCGCCAACGGCAGTCGCCATCAAGCAGGCCGTTGCGCTAGGCCTCAAGAATTTTTCGGTACTGTGTTGCCACGTGCTGACGCCGTCGGCGATTGCAAGCATCCTTGAGTCGCCGGAAGTGCGTCAGTGGGGAACCGTGACGCTCGATGCCTTTATCGGCCCGGCTCACGTGTCGACGATCATCGGCAGTCGTCCCTACGAATTCTTCGCCGAGGAGTACCGCAAGCCGGTGGTCATCGCCGGTTTTGAGCCGCTTGATGTCATGCTGGCGATCAGGATGCTGATCCGTCAGGTCAATGAAGGCCGGGCTGAAGTCGAAAACGAATTCTCGCGGGCAGTCGACCGGGATGGGAACAAGAAGGCGCAGCAATTGGTGGCTGAGGTGTTTGAAATGCGGAAACAGTTCGAATGGCGCGGTTTGCATGTTCTGCCCTACTCGGCCTTGCGCATTCGCAGTCAGTTCGCCGAATTTGACGCAGAAAGGCGCTTTTCGGTTGGCTATATCTCGGTGGCTGACCACAAGGCTTGCGAATGTGGCGCCATCCTGCGCGGCGTCAAGCGTCCGCAGGACTGCAAGATTTTCGGCTCGGTCTGTACCCCGGAAAATCCGGTCGGTTCCTGCATGGTCAGTTCCGAAGGCGCTTGCGCCGCTCACTACACTTATGGACGCTACAAGGATGTCTGA
- a CDS encoding HypC/HybG/HupF family hydrogenase formation chaperone, with translation MCLAIPAQVVELRDGDMALVDLAGVKKEISLALVDGVVVGDYVIVHVGYALNRLDPDEAEKTLKLFAEMGELGPGEDPTLH, from the coding sequence ATGTGTCTGGCAATCCCTGCGCAAGTCGTTGAACTGCGCGATGGCGACATGGCACTGGTCGATCTGGCCGGCGTCAAGAAGGAGATATCGCTGGCCCTGGTCGACGGCGTGGTGGTGGGCGATTACGTCATTGTCCATGTCGGCTATGCGCTTAACCGGCTTGATCCCGACGAGGCCGAGAAGACGCTGAAACTGTTTGCTGAAATGGGTGAACTTGGACCCGGTGAAGACCCGACTCTCCACTGA
- the hybE gene encoding [NiFe]-hydrogenase assembly chaperone HybE, with the protein MSEISTPTDWPSDPASVLLQRAPAMAEGLPVNPALAVELAWCLRERGDWLAAVISPGFIRVFLLPGGGELWGHIPLGQRRYLALGDVDWRFSAAHDAVLGDCQYVDLVDAVATVSGMVEARHLANDARRALGLVGPAGPSPEEAAPPVSRRGFLRALTGRR; encoded by the coding sequence TTGAGCGAAATATCGACACCTACAGACTGGCCGAGCGACCCGGCATCGGTCCTGCTGCAGCGTGCGCCGGCCATGGCTGAAGGTTTGCCGGTCAATCCGGCGCTGGCGGTTGAACTTGCCTGGTGTTTGCGCGAGCGTGGCGACTGGCTGGCTGCCGTCATTTCGCCGGGTTTCATCCGGGTGTTTCTGCTGCCCGGTGGGGGTGAGTTATGGGGGCATATTCCCCTCGGGCAACGACGTTATCTGGCACTGGGCGATGTGGACTGGCGCTTTTCGGCGGCGCACGATGCCGTGCTGGGCGATTGTCAGTATGTCGATCTGGTCGATGCCGTTGCCACGGTGAGCGGTATGGTGGAAGCCCGTCATCTGGCCAATGACGCCCGTCGGGCTCTCGGCTTGGTGGGTCCGGCTGGTCCGTCGCCGGAGGAGGCTGCCCCGCCGGTCAGCCGGCGCGGTTTTCTGCGCGCCCTGACCGGTCGGCGTTGA
- the hypF gene encoding carbamoyltransferase HypF, translating into MSGRLLRIRGLVQGVGFRPYVWRLASELDLRGWVRNDGAGVLAAVSGPNWQEFIRRLPLELPRLARIDSIEDEVQEVTGDSFVILDSADGDIQTAIGPDAAVCPDCIADICDPDSRRWRYAFTTCTHCGPRYTVSQRIPYDRAQTSLAPFSLCLSCGNEYRAPADRRFHAETTCCRDCGPQLSLLSGDGQPLPGDPVAATLALLRRGKIVAIKGLGGFHLACDARNASAVATLRERKQREAKPFAVMALNASSLSDYAQIGVEELALLCSVAGPIVLCPKGASELRGIAPGLAWLGIMLPTTPLHLLLWHEAAGRPSGIDWLNLASDLLLVMTSANPQGEPLVVDNDEALTRLSGIADAFLMHDRDIVIRCDDSVVRAGPAFIRRARGYVPVPIALADNGPAVLALGGYLKNTVCLMKGRQAFLSQHVGSLDNVAAVTFLEETVHHLIGILDVRPELIVHDLHPDFPSTHLAGRLAEKFAIPALAVGHHHAHIAAICAEQGVNEPIIGLALDGVGLGPDGAAWGGEMLGIDGANCQRLGHLGPLAMPGGDRAAKEPWRMAVAALHGAGFGYRVGGWIKQYYPARDPGPLLTMLARQLRCPPTTSLGRWFDAAAGLLGVRDLMQYEGQAAMELEGLAARHGPVEPLPGGYALLEGGAVLDLSPMLPALMGCKDDAALGAALFHATVAAGLSEWVAAAACRAAMQSVVVGGGCACNAILMAALRQHLAVAGIGLLEARQAPPNDGGLALGQAWVARRMELAGHLASGENQPGVLLEKEVS; encoded by the coding sequence ATGAGCGGGCGGCTGCTCCGCATTCGCGGCCTGGTTCAGGGCGTCGGCTTTCGTCCCTACGTCTGGCGTCTGGCCAGCGAACTGGACCTCCGTGGCTGGGTGCGTAACGATGGTGCAGGTGTGCTGGCTGCCGTCAGTGGCCCGAATTGGCAGGAATTCATCCGCCGCCTGCCGCTGGAGCTGCCGCGACTGGCTCGTATCGATAGCATCGAAGACGAGGTGCAGGAAGTCACTGGTGACAGTTTTGTCATCCTCGATAGCGCGGATGGCGACATCCAAACGGCCATCGGCCCGGATGCTGCCGTCTGCCCCGACTGCATCGCCGATATTTGTGATCCGGACAGCCGGCGCTGGCGTTATGCCTTCACCACCTGCACCCATTGTGGGCCGCGTTATACGGTCAGTCAGCGCATTCCCTATGATCGGGCGCAAACGAGTCTCGCGCCTTTTTCGCTTTGTCTGTCGTGTGGCAACGAGTATCGGGCGCCAGCCGACCGGCGGTTTCATGCTGAAACCACCTGTTGTCGGGATTGTGGGCCACAACTGAGCCTGCTGTCGGGAGATGGTCAGCCGCTGCCGGGAGATCCCGTCGCTGCAACGCTGGCCCTGCTGCGCCGTGGCAAGATTGTCGCCATCAAGGGGCTGGGCGGCTTCCATCTCGCCTGTGATGCGCGCAACGCTTCGGCTGTGGCAACGTTGCGCGAACGCAAGCAGCGCGAGGCCAAGCCCTTCGCGGTGATGGCCCTGAACGCTTCCTCTCTGTCCGACTATGCGCAGATTGGGGTGGAAGAACTGGCCCTGTTGTGTAGCGTTGCTGGCCCCATCGTGCTTTGCCCCAAGGGGGCGAGCGAACTCAGGGGTATTGCTCCCGGCCTCGCCTGGCTTGGGATCATGCTGCCAACGACCCCATTGCACCTGCTGCTCTGGCATGAGGCGGCGGGACGTCCAAGCGGTATCGACTGGCTGAACTTGGCAAGTGACCTTCTGCTGGTCATGACCAGTGCAAACCCGCAGGGCGAGCCGCTGGTCGTTGACAACGATGAAGCATTGACCCGCCTGTCCGGCATCGCTGATGCCTTCCTGATGCACGACCGAGATATCGTCATTCGGTGTGACGATTCGGTGGTGCGTGCCGGCCCGGCCTTCATTCGTCGGGCCCGTGGTTATGTGCCGGTCCCGATTGCGTTGGCCGATAATGGCCCGGCGGTGCTGGCGCTGGGGGGCTATCTGAAGAATACGGTATGCCTCATGAAGGGCCGTCAGGCCTTTCTGTCACAACATGTGGGCAGTCTGGACAATGTCGCGGCCGTCACCTTTCTTGAGGAAACGGTGCATCACCTGATCGGCATTCTCGATGTCCGTCCAGAACTGATCGTGCATGATTTGCACCCCGATTTTCCGTCCACCCATCTCGCTGGTCGTCTGGCCGAAAAGTTTGCCATTCCGGCTCTGGCGGTTGGTCATCATCATGCGCATATTGCTGCTATCTGTGCCGAACAGGGTGTCAATGAGCCGATAATCGGTCTGGCGCTCGATGGGGTCGGCCTTGGTCCGGATGGCGCTGCCTGGGGCGGGGAAATGCTCGGTATCGATGGCGCCAATTGCCAGCGCCTTGGTCACCTCGGCCCGCTGGCCATGCCGGGCGGGGACCGGGCGGCCAAAGAGCCGTGGCGCATGGCGGTCGCTGCCCTGCATGGCGCCGGTTTCGGGTATCGCGTCGGCGGCTGGATCAAGCAGTATTACCCCGCGCGCGACCCCGGCCCCTTGCTTACCATGCTGGCGCGCCAGTTGCGCTGTCCGCCGACGACCAGTCTGGGGCGCTGGTTCGATGCGGCGGCTGGTTTGCTCGGCGTGCGCGACCTCATGCAATACGAAGGTCAGGCCGCCATGGAGCTTGAGGGGCTGGCCGCCCGGCATGGACCGGTCGAGCCGTTGCCTGGCGGCTATGCCTTGCTGGAGGGCGGGGCAGTTCTCGATTTGTCGCCCATGTTGCCGGCCCTGATGGGGTGCAAGGACGATGCGGCCCTGGGGGCGGCGCTCTTTCATGCCACGGTTGCTGCTGGACTGTCCGAATGGGTGGCGGCGGCAGCCTGCCGGGCAGCGATGCAATCGGTCGTCGTGGGTGGCGGCTGCGCCTGCAACGCCATCCTCATGGCCGCCCTGCGTCAGCATCTGGCGGTGGCCGGAATCGGGCTGCTTGAGGCACGCCAAGCGCCGCCCAACGATGGTGGACTGGCTCTCGGCCAGGCCTGGGTGGCCCGCCGTATGGAACTTGCCGGTCATTTGGCAAGCGGCGAAAATCAGCCGGGCGTACTTTTAGAAAAGGAAGTGTCTTGA
- the hypB gene encoding hydrogenase nickel incorporation protein HypB, with protein MCTVCGCGAGETKIEGGHEHTHVHADGTVHTHSHDHAADGHAHDHDDAPVPAHSHHHHHGDGSAHSHGEHHHHEHAVSGDLDYGIGPARAHVPGMSQARMVQVEQDILSKNNTYAAANRQYFDDRGIFALNLVSSPGSGKTALLVKTIELLKGKLAICVVEGDQQTSNDAERIRATGVPALQINTGKGCHLDGHMVGHAMQRLQPADESLFLIENVGNLVCPAAFDLGEHHKVAILSVTEGEDKPLKYPDMFAAADVMLLNKCDLLPYLEFDADLAEANARRVNPDLTIFRVSASSGDGLSAWLDWIQSGLDAQRGKRSESVDALKRRVAELERQLAAK; from the coding sequence ATGTGTACAGTTTGTGGCTGCGGTGCCGGCGAAACGAAGATCGAAGGGGGGCATGAACACACCCATGTCCACGCGGATGGCACGGTGCATACCCATAGTCATGACCATGCCGCTGACGGTCATGCGCATGACCATGATGACGCGCCGGTGCCTGCCCATTCACACCATCATCACCACGGTGATGGCAGCGCCCACAGCCACGGAGAGCATCATCACCATGAGCACGCCGTATCCGGCGATCTCGATTACGGCATCGGGCCGGCCCGTGCCCATGTGCCGGGAATGAGTCAGGCCCGCATGGTGCAGGTCGAACAGGACATCCTGTCCAAGAACAACACCTATGCCGCAGCTAATCGCCAGTACTTCGACGATCGCGGTATCTTTGCGCTCAACCTCGTTTCCAGTCCCGGTTCCGGGAAGACCGCGCTGCTCGTCAAGACCATCGAGTTGTTGAAAGGCAAGCTCGCTATTTGTGTCGTCGAGGGCGATCAGCAGACCTCGAACGACGCCGAACGCATCCGTGCCACCGGCGTGCCGGCGTTGCAGATCAATACCGGTAAGGGCTGCCATCTCGATGGCCACATGGTCGGCCATGCCATGCAACGACTACAGCCGGCCGACGAGTCGCTGTTCCTCATCGAGAACGTTGGCAATCTTGTCTGCCCGGCGGCGTTCGACCTCGGCGAGCATCACAAGGTGGCAATCCTGTCGGTCACCGAGGGCGAGGACAAGCCGCTCAAGTACCCGGACATGTTTGCCGCGGCCGATGTCATGCTGCTCAACAAGTGTGACCTGCTGCCCTATCTTGAGTTCGATGCCGACCTGGCGGAAGCCAATGCCCGCCGGGTCAATCCCGACCTGACCATCTTCCGCGTCTCGGCATCGAGTGGCGATGGCCTGAGCGCCTGGCTCGACTGGATTCAATCCGGACTTGATGCCCAGCGCGGCAAACGCTCCGAGTCGGTCGATGCCCTGAAGCGTCGTGTTGCCGAGCTGGAACGCCAGTTGGCGGCAAAGTAG
- the hypA gene encoding hydrogenase maturation nickel metallochaperone HypA, producing MHEMSLAEGVLQLVEDAARRENARRVKLVVLEIGRMSSVEPEALKFCFEAVTNGSLAQGAALEIINVPGAGWCMLCAETVPMQELYGACPRCGSYQVQATSGTEMRVKEIEIE from the coding sequence ATGCATGAAATGTCGCTGGCTGAAGGCGTGCTGCAACTGGTGGAAGATGCCGCCAGGCGCGAAAACGCCCGTCGGGTCAAGCTGGTCGTGCTGGAAATCGGCCGCATGTCGTCGGTAGAGCCGGAGGCCCTGAAATTCTGTTTCGAGGCGGTAACGAATGGCAGCCTGGCGCAAGGGGCGGCGCTCGAAATAATCAATGTGCCGGGTGCTGGTTGGTGCATGCTGTGTGCGGAAACCGTGCCGATGCAGGAGCTTTATGGGGCGTGCCCGAGATGTGGCAGTTATCAGGTGCAGGCAACCAGCGGCACGGAAATGCGGGTCAAGGAAATCGAAATCGAGTAA